One window of the Suricata suricatta isolate VVHF042 chromosome 7, meerkat_22Aug2017_6uvM2_HiC, whole genome shotgun sequence genome contains the following:
- the LOC115296497 gene encoding histone H4-like: MAIPVTCSCSRGGVKRISGLIYEETRGVLKVFLENVIRDAVTYTEHAKRKTVTAMDVVYALKRQGRTLYGFGG, encoded by the exons ATGGCCATCCCTGTGACCTGCTCCTGCAGC CGCGGCGGCGTCAAGCGCATCTCCGGCCTCATCTACGAGGAGACCCGCGGGGTGCTCAAGGTGTTCCTGGAGAACGTGATCCGGGACGCCGTCACCTACACGGAGCACGCCAAGCGCAAGACGGTCACGGCCATGGACGTGGTCTACGCGCTCAAGCGCCAGGGCCGCACCCTCTACGGCTTCGGCGGCTGA